In Coffea arabica cultivar ET-39 chromosome 9e, Coffea Arabica ET-39 HiFi, whole genome shotgun sequence, the genomic window agtaaacataaaaataaaaacatatttactctctctctctctctctcaattaACATTGacaaagagaaaaatcaaaataaaattgcATCAAAGGCACCTACTAATTTATGGACAAGTTTTAAAATCTTTAAAGACTTATCAACTTGCATGAGTTGAGACTTCTAATAAACTagattgattaaaaaaattttggggcaACTTAACTATTAAAAGTTTTATTTACCTCACTcgttttttttaatttggaaaCTATTTGTCATTCTATCCGTGTTTTTAATGATATCGTTTTGATTCCAttgaatctaaaataaatttatgTCTATGCATGATCAATTAAAACATAGAAGAGAAACCATCAACTATTTTATACCATGATCAAGAAGTAATGAAAATAGATGAGGAAAAAAGTTGTTGgatttaaacaaaaaattttggtgttctataatatttttcttaaaatattAAGTATGAAATATAGAAGTCCTTGAACTTAATTATAAagtattctctctctctctctcttaattattttttcttgatgaaaaagagaaaaacccaAATAAAATCGGTATTAGTTACACGTGCTAATTTATGGACAAGTTTAAAGATTTATTATCAACTTGAGTTGAGACTTCTACTAAACTAATTTGATCCAAAAGTTTCGGGACCACTTAACTCTTAAAAGTTTTATTTAACTTACtctaattttgactttttaaactattattcattctgtcaaaaaaaattttctattttggttGCATCGTCTTGACTTTGTTGAATTTATATAAacttgcatatatatatatatatatatatatatatatatatatatatatatatatatatctgtgtgtgtgtgtaaacttaaatagaaagaaaaaaaatcatcatccaTCCTGTATCATGGTcaatcaaaaatgaaaatagataagaagaaaatgaaaacagaGTCCTTGAGAATTATGATATAGACCCACAGATTATTGGTTCAATTGTTCCAGTCTGTGTTATACTAATAGAATGAAAACTCTGTTTGTGCTTAAGCTTGAGTagtttcatcttgaattttgaGATTACCGTGTTGAAGCTTTTAGTATTATGATGCACATCCACAGATTATTCGGTTCAATTGTTCTAGAGTGTTACAGGAGAATGTCTCTAGACTATTGTTTGTTCTGCATCTTTTCAACATTTAGAACCATCTacccacccaaaaaaaatgtttaGAACCATCTTATTTTAGTGTCATTGCGGAATGCTGCTTTGAATAATGTGGTCAAGCTTTGTTCTGGATCTTTTCAATTGTGATTACGATCTCATTGATCACTTTGCTGGAATTGACTTGCTCTGTAGAAAGGTATTTATGTAGAAGAATCTCATgtgtatatatttttcttttctttagtcgtatagatttttcttttcttgaaggCTGAATCTCATGTGATCCATGCTGTTCTCAAAGGAATATGTTGTGATTATAGTCAAAAAATTATCTTATTGATTACTTTGCTAGAGAAATCAACTTTGTGAGATAGGTATTAAGCAGGAAAATCTTCAAGAAAATATGGCTCTATGACCATAAAGGATATTTTTCTAGTGCACTAGGTGATTGTTTAGTATTTCAAATACTGTATGAGACAAATATAGATCCCACCATCCTTGGCTGGTTCCAATCTACTTGGTGAGACTTTTATTTAGTGCACAACATTATACATAACATAATCTTTAAATTCCCTTTAGGATAACGTATTACAAAGGCTTAAGTATGCCTTGGTCCTAAGTTTTGATTTGATGATCTCTTATTGTTTTGATCTGTTAAGTTTTGTCTGTCGGATAATATCTTTTGCATTGATTTGTTGCATTTAAGTATGCCTTGGTTCCTAAGATCAGGGAGTATCAAAATAGCTAGTAAAAGAATATGCAGTTACTTAGTTTAACCCGAATTATGGTTACACCGGAATTGGatcatctatatctatataaattacAAAAGGAGTTTTTGGTTAGAACCCATCCTAGACCTTTAAACTCttaatccctttttttttttttgtagatttgCTATTTATCTTAATTCTTAAAATGTAATGAGttgatttcaaaatttgattataGGCTATATTcttatcatttcaaaatttaaattatttccAAACtctcaattcctttttttttataaattttctaTCTATTTTGATTCCTAAAATGTAATGAATTGATTTCAAAATCTTGCTACTAGACTATGTTCtcatcatttcaaaatttaaattatttccAAACTcttaattccttttttttttggtagattttctatttattttgatTCCCAAAATTTAATGAGTTGATATCGAAATCTTGATAGTAGTCTATATTCTCATCATTTCAAAACTTAAATTATTTCCAAACTCTCAATTCCTTTTTTGTAGATTgtctatttattttaattcctaaaaTGTAATGGATTGATTTCAAAGTCTTGATTGTAGACTATATTCCcatcatttcaaaatttaaattcttcccaagctctcaattccttttttatggattttttttatttattttaattcctaaaatgtaatgagttgatttcaaaatcttgattgtagactatattctcatcatttcaaaatttaaattcttcccaagctctcaattccttttttatagattttttatttattttaattcctaaaaTGTAATGAGTTGATTTAAAAATCTTGATTGTAGACTATATTCTCATCatttctaaatttaaattatttcaaatcttAACACCTTGATGATAGACATGACTTTAACatttgagagaaaaaaaggagttttttgatccacatatattttTGGTCTTGTCTTATACTAATCTTAATTACTATTGTGAGTTCTTTTTTCGTTATACTTCCAAGATATACTTTGGTTTCTCTATTTATTATTTGTGTTTTCCAATTATGAGATTATTTAGACAAATCTTGGATTTTACATATTACATTTCCATCTCTGTACATTTTAGACTAATAGAGATCTCGAGTTCGAAACCTTCCACCTACACTAAGAGAAAAGTAcgtgaaataataataattaaaaataaacaacattttaaaatattatgaTTGAAAGTAACTTATCCAATTATTAGGTtaaaaatcactaataaatttagtaaatgaaataacaattgtacaattttttgattttgcaatTGGAAGGAACATATGCAATATCcattcaaaataaaaatgtaGTGAACCAATGGTCTAaatttggttgcacaaaaaaTAGATTGAACCTTTAACCATTTTTATCTAAAAAGATTATTTGTGATGGAGaatagtaaacaaaaaaaagagttttttaCTAAAAGAAGAACGTAATTCTTGTTCTTATGCCAAGTGAAATACCAATAAAAGATTATAAATAGTATTTTTTTCTTAAGAATTTGTTGCAATCTTGAagtttataaatgtaattagttttgataaatttagGGGATGGGAAGGGCGTGGATAGGGGTGGagagagtaaaaaaaaatagttacgataaatttaatttttatccATTATAGTGCATTGATGACacatatttttttatgaaaattaaactataaaaataattttatcaattttgctATGTATTGTGCATGCTTCTATTTGTCATACTCTATACCTTGATTAAGAAGTTTACTCACCTCTATTCACCAAATGTTCTATTACTTAAGTTGCTTATAATTAAAGGATTACATTATTGGTTTACAAATATGAGGCcaagttgaaaattttaaaatcatggaCTATCAAATGTTTTTAGgccaaataaacaaataaaaattttacaattttaaaattaaaattatataaaatagaaccttgataattatttttattcttcttgaAAGAAATTTGATATTGTATGAATTTTATGCCAATTGTAATGGATATGATGATTAAGAAATGAATTTAACATTTTTGTAaatactttttgaattttctgaatgTTGAACATGATGGTTGAGAAGTGAATTGGCATTTAGCAAATATAATTTGGTTTTAGATCTATTACAATTTAATATGACATGTTTTATGTGTTATACCACTTTTTTTGTAATGCATGCTTATACTAGGTAGACGGTCGCTAAaaattgttttttattttaaatttgttttagcAAGGAAAGTATGGGATTTATAAAGGCAGAAGCAGGAAGGGGTAGCTAAAAATTGTTTGACATTTCATAGGTTAAACTAttctttattaatttttatgtGTTATATATCCCcataactatttttttttccataacaTTCTTTTATGGCCGTGCATAGCACGGGTTTTCAAACTAATACATATAAACTTGGGGGATTTCTTGTAAGGTGTCCACATACTTTCCCTGGTCAATTTGAATCACAGATGGCATCTGCCAAAGTTCCATCTGCAATTAAGTTGAGTTTGCACTCTTAATTAAACTTAACATGATCTAATTATGCTAATTAAGTTACTATGTTGGATTACTTTTTCTTTGGTTGTATAGTTTTATGACTAATCTGTACTGGATCTCTTCATTGCTGATTTATACCACTTTTGTAGTTAGTTGAGATTAATTTTGGGGTTAGTAGGTACCTATTACTCACAATACCTTTATACTTGATTTTATTTAACTCGTAAAAGGTTAGGTGAATTAGGGAGGTTAGGTAAAAGATTATTTTACCTTGGTGTTAGTAAGTTCCTTTGGAGTAGTCAAACTGGTTtcagaggttttttttttttttttttttttgaagcataAAAAGAAAtccttcattcatttcaaatcttCAAGAGCAGCGTCAGTAACAATCTTGGGGAAGTTCACAAACCATACTCTACTTCTCTCAAGAGACATCGACATTTTTGACATAATGTGGGCAGGAACATTGTTGGTCCTCCTCACATAACTAACTTTGACAAAATCAAATACAGCCAACATTGATCTTATGCCATGAATTAAATTACCTAGCAATGACAAATCTTGTTCATCGCTATTAATCCTCTGAACAATATTTAAAGCATCCCTTTCTAGCAAAAAATGTGTGATACCAAAATCTCTCGCAAACTCCAGAGCACTGAGAAAAGCCAAGCATTCCACATGTTCAGCATTATGAGCTCCAAAGACCCGTGTAGCCATTACAGCCTCAACCTGGCCCAAGTGATTTCTTACCACCACACCAACTCCAGCTGCAGTTTCAGAAAAAGCTCTATCCATGTTAATTTTTAGATAATTCTCTTCTGGTGCTACCCATTTGTTATGCACTACATTTCTTTGTGGTCCCTTCTTAGTATGGATACTCCAATACTCATGCAAGAAGGCCTGAGCATATTCACCCACTTGAGTCGCATCCCTATCCTTGCCTTCAAATATTTTTTGATTCCGGCTTCTCCAAATCATCCACATGGTT contains:
- the LOC140014640 gene encoding uncharacterized protein, whose amino-acid sequence is MWMIWRSRNQKIFEGKDRDATQVGEYAQAFLHEYWSIHTKKGPQRNVVHNKWVAPEENYLKINMDRAFSETAAGVGVVVRNHLGQVEAVMATRVFGAHNAEHVECLAFLSALEFARDFGITHFLLERDALNIVQRINSDEQDLSLLGNLIHGIRSMLAVFDFVKVSYVRRTNNVPAHIMSKMSMSLERSRVWFVNFPKIVTDAALEDLK